One genomic segment of Vibrio sp. SCSIO 43136 includes these proteins:
- a CDS encoding imelysin family protein, with protein MKTNFLIATTLLASSSTLFAATHPSDAVFTIQQASSKVLVERAAALESSLHAFCDANSHDVSAVKTAWQQTMAAWMQLQGQQRGPQAALDKAWNVQFWPDKKDTTGRKMLGLVRQDGQVTRDDILQASVTVQGLGSIEWLLYDSRSPLTTDKAAFCRLSGPISQALSYNVGVIDEAWQSNPWLKLDDKHWTSEYVSMLSHQIEYSVKKMSRPLAKVGKPRPYFAESWRSTSSLANLGSNIDAIANLYYNGGLEATLRAKGHQELAQSLSYNIDQLVEHWPRQDKMFDLLKTKQGYQKVLMLSNQLELVDILIKDDVAIALGVVVGFNSTDGD; from the coding sequence ATGAAAACGAATTTCTTGATAGCCACAACGTTGCTGGCCTCGTCTTCAACGCTGTTTGCAGCAACTCACCCTAGCGATGCAGTGTTTACCATCCAACAGGCTTCTTCCAAGGTTTTGGTTGAACGAGCTGCGGCTCTTGAGTCATCACTACATGCCTTCTGTGATGCAAACAGTCACGATGTGAGTGCGGTTAAAACAGCTTGGCAACAAACCATGGCGGCTTGGATGCAGCTACAAGGTCAACAACGTGGACCACAAGCAGCGCTCGATAAAGCGTGGAACGTTCAGTTCTGGCCAGACAAAAAAGACACCACTGGTCGTAAAATGCTGGGGCTTGTTCGTCAAGATGGGCAAGTGACTAGAGACGATATTTTGCAAGCCAGTGTTACCGTACAGGGCTTGGGTTCGATAGAGTGGTTGCTATATGATTCTCGTTCACCACTGACAACAGATAAAGCAGCGTTTTGTCGCTTATCAGGACCTATTTCTCAAGCGCTCTCTTACAACGTGGGCGTGATAGATGAAGCATGGCAATCCAACCCTTGGCTCAAGCTCGATGATAAACACTGGACTAGCGAATACGTCAGTATGCTGTCGCACCAGATTGAATATAGCGTCAAGAAGATGAGTCGCCCGCTGGCCAAAGTGGGGAAACCACGTCCTTACTTTGCTGAGTCATGGCGTTCTACAAGCTCACTTGCCAACTTAGGTTCCAATATTGATGCCATTGCTAACCTCTATTACAACGGTGGGTTGGAAGCCACACTGCGAGCGAAAGGTCATCAGGAACTCGCTCAAAGCTTAAGCTACAACATTGACCAACTAGTCGAGCATTGGCCTCGCCAAGACAAGATGTTTGACCTGTTGAAAACCAAGCAAGGCTACCAAAAAGTATTGATGTTAAGTAACCAACTAGAGCTGGTGGACATTTTAATCAAAGATGATGTTGCGATTGCTTTGGGGGTCGTAGTAGGGTTTAACTCAACCGATGGTGACTGA
- a CDS encoding DUF1513 domain-containing protein has translation MVTDIARRRLLQSALLGTVFPYSALASDKASSQPALIGCAWTSRDRFKVVVADRYGQPIHLVPLPARGHGVAIAPQGSQAIAFARRPGDFFMPFDYQTGVSQPLVVAESNRHFYGHGVFSHDGKTLYATQGDKKTSRGIIGVYDVERNYQKVDEWTGFGIGPHEIIRLPNDHFAIGVGGVHTRGRTPLNLDEMEPSLSYLNPKGQLVEQVGLEDNKLSIRHLSFDNSGRVFCGQQYRGDPDDYPSLIAIHQRGGALQQLNAEPEQWARFNHYIASIASDDKWLVATSPRGGCYGIWDLETLDLVELSSLPDASGVVRFDDGFWLSSGAGRIVQTQTSKSQEASHEVSQKLSHKVFSSPIHWDNHWNAIKVTESS, from the coding sequence ATGGTGACTGATATTGCACGCCGCCGACTGCTCCAGTCGGCGCTTTTGGGCACCGTGTTTCCGTACTCAGCACTTGCGAGCGACAAGGCGTCTTCTCAACCTGCATTAATTGGTTGCGCTTGGACGAGCCGCGATCGGTTTAAAGTGGTAGTAGCCGATCGATACGGTCAACCGATACACTTGGTGCCCTTACCAGCACGTGGTCACGGGGTCGCAATAGCGCCACAAGGCTCCCAGGCCATTGCGTTTGCTCGCCGCCCAGGGGACTTTTTTATGCCGTTTGATTACCAAACGGGTGTGTCACAACCTTTGGTGGTAGCAGAAAGCAATCGTCACTTTTATGGTCACGGTGTATTCAGTCACGATGGCAAAACGCTATACGCCACCCAAGGAGACAAGAAGACCAGTCGAGGCATCATCGGCGTCTACGATGTGGAGCGAAACTACCAGAAGGTTGATGAATGGACAGGCTTTGGTATTGGTCCCCATGAAATCATTCGCTTGCCAAATGACCATTTTGCAATTGGTGTCGGTGGGGTACATACCCGAGGTCGCACTCCGCTAAATCTTGATGAGATGGAACCAAGCCTTAGCTATTTGAACCCAAAAGGGCAGTTGGTTGAGCAAGTAGGATTGGAAGATAACAAGCTGAGCATTCGTCATCTTTCCTTTGACAACAGCGGTCGAGTGTTTTGCGGTCAGCAGTATCGGGGAGACCCAGACGATTACCCATCACTCATTGCCATTCACCAAAGAGGTGGTGCGCTACAACAGTTGAATGCAGAGCCAGAGCAATGGGCTCGATTTAATCACTACATTGCCAGCATTGCGTCGGATGATAAGTGGTTAGTTGCCACTTCCCCTAGAGGAGGGTGCTATGGTATTTGGGATCTTGAAACTCTAGATCTGGTCGAGTTGTCATCTTTGCCTGATGCATCAGGTGTCGTGAGATTTGATGATGGATTTTGGCTCAGCTCCGGCGCTGGAAGAATTGTGCAAACACAAACGTCTAAATCTCAAGAAGCGTCTCATGAAGTGTCTCAAAAGTTGTCCCACAAGGTATTTTCTTCACCGATTCATTGGGATAACCACTGGAATGCAATAAAAGTCACCGAATCGTCATAA
- a CDS encoding L,D-transpeptidase family protein, with translation MRSKTVLFFVLLCLPLTGFAYNHQQALFWVASHVPQGSALLHHQQVADVYAANQFQPIWYQYKTLQAFETRLEFIALADVSDHFYQRLLELKQARQQNRWQEYDVLATDTLLSYISYAENSPELGKGWFFGGRVEHIPDPSVLALEELKPVIQSDNLLIYINQLDSANKDYDNYLIAAQAMQPLTESYLAKYRQNKRLLRRGDKMSFKPELVARLQSVGIDVAAIDGDNGWFDKELEHAVIAFQKLHGLKPDGVIGPKTQNWINKSVENRIRLVALNAQRLRIWPTQRDHIILVNIPQYEMAFWRGGEQVFESNVIVGRPSRKTPLIDTRMNAVILNPGWNVPRKIMVKDILPKAFDSVEYLSEHNYEIVRSWQNREVLDPQNVDWDNLSPNSFPYRLRQTSGPYNALGRYKFNTPNKNAIFLHDTPAKNLFNEHRRAFSSGCIRVERSAQLADFLMAELAVKPVDPSSLEPSETKSVSLRQRIPVHIIYQTAWIEQGQVQYRDDVYKYDFLSKSSNFDAKMTKIVDLNKLLTAQ, from the coding sequence ATGAGATCAAAAACAGTCCTGTTTTTTGTCCTGCTTTGCTTGCCACTGACAGGTTTTGCCTACAACCACCAACAGGCGCTGTTTTGGGTGGCTAGCCATGTGCCTCAAGGCTCGGCATTGCTTCATCACCAACAAGTGGCTGATGTATACGCTGCAAACCAGTTTCAACCTATTTGGTATCAATACAAAACATTGCAAGCGTTTGAAACGCGTCTTGAGTTTATCGCTCTGGCGGATGTCAGCGATCACTTCTATCAGCGCTTACTAGAGCTAAAACAGGCCCGCCAGCAAAACCGTTGGCAAGAATATGACGTGCTGGCAACGGATACCTTGCTGAGCTACATCAGTTATGCTGAAAACTCTCCAGAGTTAGGTAAAGGTTGGTTCTTTGGCGGGCGAGTTGAACACATCCCTGATCCTAGTGTTTTGGCGCTTGAAGAGCTCAAGCCAGTGATCCAATCGGATAACCTGCTGATATATATCAACCAGTTAGACAGTGCCAATAAAGATTACGACAATTACTTGATTGCAGCGCAAGCGATGCAGCCACTGACTGAAAGCTATCTCGCTAAGTATCGCCAGAACAAGCGACTGCTGCGTCGTGGCGACAAAATGAGTTTTAAGCCAGAGTTAGTGGCCCGCTTACAGTCAGTGGGCATTGATGTTGCCGCCATCGATGGCGACAACGGTTGGTTTGATAAAGAGCTTGAACACGCCGTTATTGCATTTCAAAAGCTACATGGTTTGAAACCAGATGGAGTGATTGGTCCAAAAACTCAAAATTGGATCAATAAGAGTGTTGAGAACAGAATTCGTCTGGTCGCATTGAATGCGCAGCGGCTACGAATTTGGCCAACTCAGCGTGACCACATTATATTGGTCAACATCCCACAATATGAGATGGCATTTTGGCGAGGCGGAGAGCAAGTATTTGAGTCCAATGTGATTGTGGGCAGGCCATCGCGTAAGACTCCACTTATCGATACTCGCATGAATGCGGTAATTTTAAACCCCGGATGGAATGTGCCGCGCAAAATCATGGTCAAGGATATCTTGCCAAAAGCGTTTGATAGCGTTGAATATCTAAGCGAGCACAACTACGAGATAGTCAGAAGTTGGCAAAATCGTGAAGTTTTGGACCCTCAAAATGTTGATTGGGATAACTTATCACCAAACTCATTCCCCTACCGATTAAGACAAACATCGGGGCCGTATAACGCCCTTGGACGCTACAAATTCAATACGCCAAACAAGAATGCTATCTTCTTGCATGATACGCCAGCAAAGAACTTGTTTAACGAGCACCGCCGTGCTTTTAGCTCCGGCTGCATTCGGGTTGAACGTTCAGCTCAGCTAGCGGATTTCTTGATGGCTGAGCTGGCGGTTAAGCCTGTAGACCCTTCTTCACTTGAGCCGAGTGAGACAAAATCAGTCTCTTTGAGGCAGCGCATCCCTGTGCATATCATCTACCAAACTGCGTGGATTGAGCAGGGGCAAGTACAATATCGTGATGACGTGTACAAATATGACTTTCTGAGTAAGAGCTCAAATTTTGACGCAAAAATGACTAAGATTGTCGATTTGAATAAATTGCTTACTGCTCAATAA
- a CDS encoding YcbK family protein translates to MAYQELTRRRFIQMAGIGATAATLFPTQALASLAQKPRILAFNHLHTGERLETEYFDGTNYISGELSRIDHIMRDFRRNEVHSMDKLLIDQISTIQSMLGTTNEVQIIGGYRSPVTNEMLRGKSSGVAKKSFHMLGQAIDFRIEGVQLSKVRDAARALKAGGVGYYPKSDFLHIDTGSVRSWNG, encoded by the coding sequence ATGGCTTATCAAGAATTAACACGTAGACGCTTTATTCAAATGGCTGGCATTGGTGCCACAGCGGCAACTCTTTTCCCTACTCAGGCTTTAGCGAGTTTGGCTCAAAAACCTCGCATTCTTGCTTTCAACCACCTTCATACTGGTGAGCGTCTAGAAACCGAATATTTTGATGGTACAAACTACATCAGTGGCGAGTTGTCTCGTATTGACCACATCATGCGCGATTTCCGCCGCAATGAAGTGCATTCAATGGACAAATTACTGATTGACCAAATCTCTACCATTCAATCCATGCTTGGCACAACCAATGAAGTGCAGATCATCGGTGGCTACCGCTCTCCGGTAACCAATGAGATGCTTCGTGGAAAGTCTTCAGGTGTAGCGAAGAAAAGCTTTCATATGCTAGGACAGGCAATTGATTTCCGCATCGAAGGTGTTCAGCTTTCAAAAGTGCGTGATGCAGCTCGAGCGCTTAAAGCTGGTGGTGTAGGCTACTATCCGAAAAGTGACTTCCTGCATATCGATACCGGTTCTGTTCGTTCTTGGAACGGCTAA
- a CDS encoding MBL fold metallo-hydrolase — protein sequence MALKYQIVPVTSFSQNCSILWCDETMKGAVIDPGGDVKQLVAVIKELGVEVEKILLTHGHLDHVGGTEDLMREVGCPIIGPHKEDNFWLQGLEGQSQMFGFPRTEAFEPDQWLDEGDVVTVGNQTLSVLHTPGHTPGHVVFFSESAQRAFVGDVLFAGAIGRTDFPKGDFNTLIDSIKTKLWPLGKEVTFIPGHGPESTFGHERATNPFVADEMPLY from the coding sequence ATGGCGCTTAAATACCAGATCGTTCCGGTCACTTCTTTTTCTCAAAACTGCTCAATTCTTTGGTGTGATGAAACCATGAAAGGTGCTGTCATTGACCCGGGTGGCGACGTCAAACAACTTGTCGCTGTGATCAAAGAGCTTGGCGTTGAAGTAGAGAAAATTCTGTTGACTCACGGTCACCTTGATCACGTGGGTGGGACTGAAGACTTGATGCGTGAAGTCGGTTGTCCAATCATCGGCCCGCACAAAGAAGATAACTTTTGGTTGCAAGGTCTGGAAGGTCAAAGCCAGATGTTTGGTTTCCCACGTACCGAAGCGTTTGAACCTGATCAATGGTTGGATGAGGGTGACGTTGTCACGGTTGGTAATCAAACCTTATCTGTATTGCATACACCGGGTCATACGCCGGGCCACGTCGTGTTTTTCAGCGAAAGTGCACAGCGCGCGTTTGTGGGTGATGTTCTGTTCGCAGGTGCTATTGGCCGTACTGACTTCCCGAAAGGCGATTTCAATACTCTGATCGACTCGATCAAAACCAAGCTTTGGCCACTGGGTAAAGAGGTTACGTTCATTCCTGGCCACGGTCCTGAATCTACGTTTGGTCATGAGCGAGCAACCAACCCTTTCGTTGCTGATGAAATGCCGCTTTACTAA
- a CDS encoding DUF2982 domain-containing protein encodes MRTLQLSNIPFRFGSPTGKVLLSLVGLISAFLLILSPGIPQALMSLVGVLFIGGFTYVMIEKARVGYTLTDTHFQQHLFKGGWVIRWQDVEQIGVCTYQQEGWHQPLPWIGIKLNNYCHYLESICPRIATQILLEQRSLLYLGMKQAGNEVAFEDIVLDSQDYICNDGQVYTGLQAMLANRMRHQRAFFGYDIFIAQSDLERDIDEFVGLIRRYKAAAPSTEA; translated from the coding sequence ATGCGAACGCTTCAACTCAGTAACATTCCATTTCGTTTCGGCTCACCGACGGGCAAAGTGCTGCTGTCGCTTGTTGGACTCATCAGTGCTTTTTTGCTGATCTTGTCACCGGGAATCCCCCAAGCCTTGATGTCACTGGTTGGTGTGTTGTTTATCGGCGGTTTTACCTACGTCATGATTGAAAAAGCTCGCGTTGGCTACACCCTCACCGATACTCACTTTCAGCAGCACCTGTTCAAAGGCGGTTGGGTGATACGTTGGCAAGACGTAGAGCAGATTGGCGTGTGCACTTATCAACAAGAGGGCTGGCATCAGCCTTTGCCGTGGATTGGCATCAAACTCAACAATTACTGCCACTATTTAGAAAGTATTTGCCCTCGCATCGCGACACAAATCTTGCTTGAACAGCGTTCCCTACTCTATTTAGGCATGAAACAAGCGGGCAATGAGGTAGCTTTTGAAGACATAGTGCTCGACTCTCAAGACTACATCTGCAATGACGGTCAAGTGTATACTGGCCTACAAGCCATGCTAGCAAACAGAATGCGTCACCAAAGAGCATTCTTCGGTTATGACATTTTTATCGCTCAGAGCGATTTAGAGAGAGATATTGACGAGTTTGTCGGATTGATACGGCGCTACAAGGCAGCAGCGCCATCTACAGAAGCATAG
- a CDS encoding MarR family transcriptional regulator, with protein MRLAHKRKVQMKLQKRIKAVAATTAKTTTKPVAEKAAAVKPAAQPAAEKVVAVKKADVALTPKQQQVLDIVAQNAEGINPKGIGLAAGQEDAKAASWATGALKKLLEENLVVKEQLSGNKVIYKMV; from the coding sequence ATGAGACTTGCACATAAGCGTAAGGTGCAGATGAAGCTGCAAAAGCGTATTAAAGCAGTAGCAGCGACCACTGCTAAAACCACAACGAAACCAGTAGCTGAGAAAGCGGCTGCGGTTAAACCAGCAGCACAACCAGCAGCTGAGAAAGTTGTAGCAGTGAAGAAAGCAGACGTAGCTCTGACACCTAAGCAGCAACAAGTACTCGATATCGTTGCTCAAAACGCAGAAGGCATTAACCCTAAAGGTATCGGCCTTGCTGCTGGTCAAGAAGACGCAAAAGCGGCTTCTTGGGCGACAGGCGCTCTGAAAAAACTTCTAGAAGAAAACCTAGTAGTAAAAGAGCAGCTATCAGGTAACAAAGTTATCTACAAAATGGTGTAA
- a CDS encoding TRAP transporter substrate-binding protein: MNVINQSVKRVMKSTLVALAATITIATSPMASAEKVYRLKLAETWGPNFPVFGDATKNMAAMAEKMSNGRLQIRIDSANKHKAPLGVFDMVKSGQYDMGHSASYYWKGKVPNTLYFTSMPFGMTPAEQYAWFYHGGGMELMEQVYTPHNLLSFPGGNTDIQMGGWFQKEINSVEDLKGLKMRIPGFAGEILADLGAKPTNIAPGELYTSLERRTIDALEWVGPSLDLRMGFHKIAPYYYTGWHEPATELQFLVNKRTWDRLPEDLQEILRVAMRTAAYDMYAQATHESGKNWVSIKTDYPNIQVKDFPAEVITALKASNDKLLKERAAADELAAEIQKSQADYLKQVRSWTDISHRAYLNSSTD, translated from the coding sequence ATGAATGTGATCAATCAATCAGTAAAACGAGTGATGAAATCTACATTAGTTGCATTGGCAGCGACTATCACTATCGCCACTTCACCGATGGCATCGGCTGAAAAAGTTTACCGCCTAAAACTGGCAGAAACTTGGGGACCAAACTTCCCAGTGTTTGGCGATGCGACCAAAAACATGGCTGCAATGGCAGAAAAAATGTCAAACGGCCGATTACAAATTCGCATCGACTCAGCCAACAAACATAAAGCCCCGCTAGGCGTGTTTGATATGGTGAAGTCTGGTCAATATGACATGGGCCACTCTGCGTCTTACTACTGGAAAGGTAAAGTACCAAACACTTTGTACTTCACTTCTATGCCTTTCGGTATGACGCCTGCCGAGCAATATGCTTGGTTCTACCACGGTGGTGGTATGGAGTTGATGGAGCAAGTTTACACGCCTCACAATCTACTTTCGTTCCCAGGTGGTAACACGGATATTCAGATGGGCGGTTGGTTCCAAAAAGAAATCAACAGTGTTGAAGATCTCAAAGGTCTGAAAATGCGCATTCCGGGTTTTGCGGGTGAAATCCTAGCTGACCTTGGCGCTAAGCCAACCAACATCGCACCAGGAGAGCTATACACTTCTCTAGAGCGTCGTACTATCGATGCACTTGAGTGGGTTGGCCCTTCTCTTGACCTTCGCATGGGTTTCCACAAAATTGCACCTTACTACTACACAGGTTGGCATGAGCCAGCAACCGAGCTTCAGTTCCTAGTGAACAAGCGTACTTGGGACCGTCTACCTGAAGACCTACAAGAGATCTTGCGTGTAGCAATGCGTACAGCGGCATACGACATGTACGCTCAAGCGACGCACGAAAGTGGTAAGAACTGGGTATCTATTAAAACTGACTACCCGAACATCCAAGTAAAAGATTTCCCTGCAGAAGTAATCACTGCACTGAAGGCATCAAACGACAAATTGCTTAAAGAGCGCGCTGCGGCGGATGAACTTGCTGCTGAGATCCAAAAATCTCAAGCGGACTACTTGAAACAAGTTCGCTCGTGGACTGATATTTCTCACCGCGCCTACTTAAACAGCTCAACTGATTAA
- a CDS encoding TRAP transporter small permease subunit, whose amino-acid sequence MRNLIYLERIFNRIGDVLGWISSILFLLLLANVVYDVIMRYAFNDVSIAFQEMEWHLFSAVFLLGVPYAIKAGGHVRVDIFYERLSLRAQAIIDILGTVLWLIPFCLLVAWFGIDFAKESYLLGETSGDPGGLPYRWIIKAMIPVSFTLMALSGVGLMLHSLNKIFNPRLLYKSEQ is encoded by the coding sequence ATGAGAAATCTAATCTATTTAGAACGTATATTTAATCGCATAGGCGATGTACTGGGATGGATTTCCAGCATCTTGTTCCTACTGCTTCTCGCAAACGTAGTGTATGACGTCATCATGCGTTATGCCTTCAATGATGTATCTATCGCATTCCAAGAGATGGAATGGCACCTGTTTTCCGCAGTGTTTTTACTTGGTGTGCCATACGCCATTAAAGCAGGCGGACACGTTCGAGTGGATATTTTTTATGAGCGTTTATCACTCCGTGCACAAGCCATTATCGACATTTTGGGTACGGTTTTGTGGCTCATCCCATTCTGTTTACTGGTGGCTTGGTTTGGTATCGACTTTGCCAAAGAAAGCTACTTATTAGGCGAGACCTCGGGCGATCCAGGTGGTCTACCTTATCGCTGGATCATTAAAGCGATGATCCCAGTATCGTTTACCTTGATGGCGTTAAGTGGCGTGGGACTGATGCTGCATTCGTTGAACAAGATATTTAACCCACGTCTTCTCTATAAGTCTGAGCAGTAA
- a CDS encoding TRAP transporter large permease subunit produces the protein MIGIVMFFVALVALLIGFPVAFTFGGVALLFGVWAEGIEIFAFMPYRIQSIMENTVLMAVPLFVFMGLVLQKTRLAEQLLESMGRLFGGVRGGIAISTVLVGALLAASTGVVGASVVAMGLISLPVMLKYNYDKGLACGTICASGTLGQIIPPSIVLILLGDVLGVPVGDLFQAAIGPGLALVAAYILYILYYAYRHPEAAQAMERDDSISRSQEIKDALKAVIPPLALIIVVLGSIFAGVATPTESAALGGAGAIVLALLYRQFSWKMIYAAAEETVKVTAMVFAILLGATAFSMAFTYTGGDYLVEEWMLQIPGEKWGFLLITMLVILILGFFIDFVEICFIIVPILAPVAEILGINMTWFAILVAMNLQTSFLTPPFGFSLFYLKGVAPKGVTTQDIYRGVMPFIFIQIAVLGSLLAFPSLYGM, from the coding sequence ATGATAGGGATAGTAATGTTTTTTGTTGCTCTGGTGGCGCTGTTAATCGGCTTTCCAGTAGCATTTACGTTTGGTGGTGTTGCACTTCTATTTGGTGTTTGGGCAGAAGGGATTGAGATCTTCGCCTTCATGCCATACCGAATCCAATCCATTATGGAAAACACCGTGTTGATGGCAGTACCACTGTTTGTTTTCATGGGGTTGGTTTTGCAAAAAACTCGTCTTGCGGAGCAGCTGCTTGAATCCATGGGACGTCTATTTGGCGGGGTTCGCGGTGGTATCGCAATCTCCACTGTGCTGGTAGGAGCGTTACTTGCTGCTTCAACAGGGGTGGTTGGCGCATCTGTGGTAGCAATGGGCCTTATCTCACTGCCGGTAATGCTCAAGTACAATTACGACAAAGGCCTCGCCTGTGGCACCATCTGTGCCTCGGGTACTTTGGGTCAGATCATTCCACCGTCGATTGTACTTATCCTGCTTGGGGATGTATTGGGCGTGCCAGTGGGTGACTTATTCCAAGCGGCGATTGGCCCAGGTTTAGCACTGGTAGCGGCGTACATCCTGTACATCCTTTACTACGCTTACCGCCACCCAGAAGCGGCGCAAGCGATGGAGCGTGATGACTCTATTAGCCGTTCTCAAGAAATCAAAGACGCATTGAAAGCTGTGATCCCGCCACTTGCACTTATCATCGTAGTGTTAGGTTCTATTTTCGCAGGGGTTGCAACCCCAACAGAGTCTGCGGCTCTGGGCGGCGCAGGGGCTATTGTACTTGCACTTTTATACCGCCAGTTTAGCTGGAAGATGATCTATGCAGCGGCAGAAGAAACAGTAAAAGTAACGGCAATGGTGTTTGCTATCTTGCTGGGTGCAACGGCATTCTCGATGGCCTTTACCTACACCGGTGGTGATTACTTAGTTGAAGAGTGGATGTTACAAATCCCAGGTGAGAAATGGGGCTTCCTGCTGATCACCATGCTAGTGATTTTAATCCTTGGTTTCTTCATTGATTTCGTAGAGATCTGTTTCATCATCGTGCCAATTTTGGCACCAGTGGCAGAGATATTAGGTATCAACATGACTTGGTTTGCTATCTTGGTTGCGATGAACCTACAAACCTCGTTCTTAACCCCACCATTTGGTTTCAGCCTGTTCTATCTAAAGGGTGTGGCGCCAAAAGGGGTGACGACTCAAGACATCTACCGCGGTGTAATGCCATTTATCTTTATTCAGATAGCGGTACTTGGCTCACTATTGGCGTTCCCTTCATTGTATGGAATGTGA
- a CDS encoding cache domain-containing protein codes for MPLKAKLILLTLLPLVLVTASIGWISMHQAKSLGERELETLRTSLMSSREQSLRDTVDIAFDSIGHIYNDPTLSEAEAKQRVKSILNLLRYGTDGDGYFFAYDHKGTNLVHPILPDLVGQNLLHIEDRNGDRLIEELLKAAQQGGGFHQYLWQKPSTGETVPKLSYAAWLDKWQWMIGTGVYIEDISQEIAKMQAEINHNVNTTVFSIVVILGVTVSVIIVLTLAVNLHEHRVADKNLKELAHRTVMFQEDEKKHLARELHDGINQLLVSGKCHLELGMAGVEAPNQEHLAKSRHSIQTAINEVRRISHNLRPSVLDDIGLESALTILLNDFASHTQIAIETALDTQAGKLHTEVATTLYRVAQESLTNIEKHAQATKVELRLQQMGDHLQMIIRDDGQGFQLYSAKNKKGIGLRNMRERVEFIGGEFEIHSEPSIGTEIAVLLNLRGNVR; via the coding sequence ATGCCGTTAAAAGCCAAGTTAATCTTGCTGACTCTATTACCTCTAGTATTGGTTACCGCCAGTATTGGATGGATATCTATGCATCAAGCAAAATCCCTCGGTGAGCGTGAGTTGGAAACCTTGCGCACCAGTTTAATGTCCTCACGTGAGCAGTCGCTACGTGACACCGTTGACATCGCTTTTGACTCAATTGGACATATCTACAATGACCCGACTTTGTCCGAGGCTGAGGCAAAGCAAAGGGTGAAAAGTATCTTAAACCTTTTGCGTTATGGTACTGATGGCGATGGGTACTTTTTTGCCTACGATCATAAAGGGACTAACTTAGTTCATCCAATACTGCCCGATTTGGTAGGGCAGAACTTACTGCATATTGAAGACCGAAACGGTGATAGGCTTATCGAAGAGCTACTAAAAGCCGCTCAGCAAGGGGGTGGTTTTCATCAATATCTATGGCAAAAACCTTCCACAGGAGAGACCGTCCCTAAGCTCAGTTACGCAGCATGGCTCGACAAGTGGCAATGGATGATTGGAACAGGCGTCTACATAGAAGACATCAGTCAAGAAATCGCCAAGATGCAGGCGGAGATCAATCACAACGTGAACACAACAGTGTTTTCTATTGTGGTGATTTTGGGTGTCACGGTATCGGTCATTATTGTTCTGACACTCGCAGTTAATTTGCATGAGCATCGGGTGGCGGACAAAAACCTTAAAGAACTTGCACATCGAACCGTGATGTTTCAAGAAGATGAGAAAAAGCATCTTGCTCGTGAACTGCACGATGGGATAAATCAGTTGTTGGTTTCAGGTAAGTGTCATCTTGAGTTGGGAATGGCTGGGGTTGAAGCACCAAACCAAGAGCACTTAGCGAAATCTCGCCATTCGATCCAAACGGCTATCAATGAAGTACGAAGAATTTCACACAACCTTCGCCCAAGTGTGCTGGATGATATCGGTTTGGAATCGGCGCTAACGATTTTGCTCAATGACTTTGCATCCCACACTCAAATAGCAATTGAAACAGCGTTAGATACCCAAGCAGGAAAACTGCATACCGAAGTGGCGACGACTTTATACCGTGTTGCCCAAGAGTCGCTGACCAACATTGAAAAACATGCTCAAGCAACCAAGGTTGAGTTGCGCTTGCAGCAGATGGGTGATCACCTACAGATGATAATTCGCGACGATGGGCAAGGTTTTCAACTATATTCAGCTAAGAATAAGAAAGGCATTGGCCTGAGAAATATGAGAGAGCGAGTGGAGTTTATTGGCGGCGAATTTGAAATTCACAGTGAGCCAAGTATTGGCACTGAGATCGCCGTGCTGCTCAACTTACGAGGGAATGTACGATGA